In Nostoc sp. UHCC 0926, a single genomic region encodes these proteins:
- a CDS encoding IS5 family transposase, producing the protein MSKSYPSDLTSEQWELLSTLIPLENPACRPRCVDLRAVINAIFYILCTGCAWRMMPHDFPNWQTVYYYFRKWRLDGTWEKMNHKLQQWVRVVEDREPNPSAAIIDSQSIEIGTMVSKAVGFDSGKRVKGRKRHFLVDYEF; encoded by the coding sequence ATGTCTAAATCATACCCAAGTGACCTCACTTCGGAACAATGGGAATTACTCTCGACCCTCATCCCTTTAGAAAATCCAGCGTGCCGTCCTCGTTGTGTTGACCTACGTGCAGTGATTAATGCCATCTTTTACATCCTTTGCACGGGTTGTGCGTGGCGAATGATGCCTCACGACTTTCCCAACTGGCAGACGGTGTATTATTACTTCCGCAAATGGCGCTTGGATGGCACATGGGAGAAGATGAACCATAAACTTCAGCAGTGGGTACGTGTTGTCGAAGACCGTGAACCCAACCCAAGTGCAGCAATAATTGATAGCCAATCGATAGAGATTGGAACGATGGTGTCAAAAGCGGTTGGTTTTGATTCAGGCAAGCGGGTCAAGGGACGTAAACGGCATTTTCTCGTTGACTACGAATTTTAG
- a CDS encoding type II toxin-antitoxin system HicA family toxin has product MKRRDLIKRLEEMGCVFIRHGGKHDWYENPRTKVSQPVLRGCLESIKGMN; this is encoded by the coding sequence CGACGGGACTTGATTAAACGCCTCGAAGAAATGGGTTGTGTATTTATTCGTCATGGTGGCAAACATGACTGGTATGAGAACCCAAGAACGAAGGTATCTCAACCTGTTCTAAGAGGATGTTTGGAAAGTATTAAAGGAATGAATTAA